A genomic stretch from Candidatus Hydrogenisulfobacillus filiaventi includes:
- the polC gene encoding DNA polymerase III PolC-type has protein sequence MLEAFAWLGPARRQALVVDNPRRLAEELAPVTPVPETLSAPRLPEAESVVSEMPYARAREWYGDPLPPLVQERLDKEVQAILRHGFASIYYIAHRLVRKSLEDGYLVGSRGSVGSSLVATLLSITEVNPLPPHYRCPACRFTEFVTDGRVGSGYDLPPRPCPRCGTALIGDGQDIPFETFLGFEGDKVPDIDLNFSGEYQPEIHRYTEELFGQGKVFRAGTIATVASLTAFGLVKAWARETGRDLPATTVEWLARRLVGVKRTTGQHPGGLMIVPQEADIHAFTPVQHPADDREADVVTTHFDYHAISSRLLKLDLLGHDDPTAIRMLERLTGIPPREVPFQDPATMSLFSGVEALGLSDPDQLGSSVGSLGLPEFGTRFVRGMLEETRPRTFAELVRISGLSHGTEVWANNAQELIRRKVAGLSEVIATRDDIMTYLISKGLPPREAFAISESVRKGKGLKPEHIARMQEHGVPDWYVESCQKISYLFPKAHAAAYVMMGWRIAWFKVHHPLAFYATYFSVRADDFEPEPFLGGVPAINARLQDIEAKGNEATAKERSLVTVLEVGREMLLRGFHFEPVDLERSDARQFLMRPQARALLMPFIALPGLGASQAEAIVAARAEGPFLSVEDLRERARLNRTVIDLLRRAGALGDLGETNQLAFF, from the coding sequence ATGCTGGAGGCGTTCGCCTGGCTGGGCCCCGCCCGCCGGCAGGCCCTGGTGGTGGACAACCCGCGCCGGCTGGCGGAGGAGCTGGCGCCGGTCACCCCGGTGCCCGAGACGCTGAGCGCGCCCCGCCTGCCCGAGGCGGAATCGGTGGTCTCGGAGATGCCCTACGCCCGGGCCCGGGAATGGTATGGGGATCCCCTGCCCCCCCTGGTGCAGGAACGGCTGGACAAGGAGGTACAGGCCATCCTCCGGCATGGCTTCGCCAGCATTTATTACATCGCCCACCGTCTGGTCCGGAAGTCGCTGGAGGACGGCTACCTCGTGGGATCGCGCGGGTCGGTGGGCTCGTCCCTGGTGGCCACCCTGCTGTCCATCACCGAGGTCAATCCCCTGCCGCCCCATTACCGTTGTCCGGCCTGCCGTTTCACCGAGTTCGTGACCGACGGCCGCGTGGGGTCCGGCTACGACCTGCCTCCCCGGCCATGCCCCCGGTGCGGGACCGCGCTCATCGGCGACGGCCAGGACATCCCCTTCGAGACCTTCCTGGGCTTCGAGGGGGATAAGGTCCCCGACATCGACCTCAACTTTTCCGGTGAATACCAGCCCGAAATCCACCGCTACACGGAGGAGCTGTTCGGCCAGGGCAAGGTCTTCCGGGCCGGGACCATCGCCACGGTGGCCTCCCTGACCGCGTTCGGGCTGGTTAAGGCCTGGGCGCGGGAGACGGGACGGGACCTGCCGGCGACCACGGTGGAGTGGCTGGCGCGGCGGCTGGTCGGGGTGAAGCGGACCACCGGACAGCATCCCGGCGGGTTGATGATTGTGCCCCAGGAGGCCGACATCCACGCCTTTACCCCGGTGCAGCATCCAGCGGACGACCGCGAGGCGGATGTGGTCACCACCCACTTCGACTATCACGCCATCTCCAGCCGCCTGCTTAAGCTGGACCTGCTGGGCCATGACGACCCCACCGCCATCCGCATGCTGGAACGGCTGACCGGCATCCCGCCCCGGGAGGTGCCGTTCCAGGATCCGGCCACCATGAGCCTTTTCTCGGGGGTGGAGGCGCTGGGGCTGTCCGATCCCGACCAGCTGGGCAGCTCGGTGGGATCGCTGGGCCTGCCGGAGTTCGGCACCCGCTTCGTACGGGGCATGCTGGAGGAGACCCGGCCCCGGACCTTTGCCGAGCTGGTCCGCATTTCGGGTCTCTCCCACGGCACCGAGGTGTGGGCCAATAACGCCCAGGAGCTCATCCGCCGCAAGGTGGCCGGGCTGTCGGAGGTGATCGCCACCCGCGACGACATCATGACCTACCTCATCAGCAAGGGGCTGCCGCCGCGGGAGGCCTTCGCCATTTCGGAGTCGGTCCGCAAGGGCAAGGGTCTCAAGCCCGAGCACATCGCGCGTATGCAGGAGCATGGGGTACCCGACTGGTACGTCGAATCGTGTCAGAAGATCAGCTACCTGTTCCCCAAGGCTCATGCCGCCGCCTACGTGATGATGGGCTGGCGTATCGCCTGGTTCAAGGTGCACCACCCCCTGGCCTTCTATGCCACCTATTTCTCGGTGCGGGCGGACGACTTTGAGCCGGAACCCTTTCTCGGCGGGGTACCCGCCATCAATGCGCGCCTGCAGGACATCGAGGCCAAGGGCAATGAAGCCACCGCCAAGGAACGCAGCCTGGTCACGGTGCTGGAGGTGGGCCGGGAGATGCTGCTGCGGGGCTTTCACTTCGAGCCGGTGGACCTGGAGCGGTCGGATGCCCGGCAGTTCCTCATGCGGCCCCAGGCCCGGGCGCTCCTGATGCCGTTCATCGCCTTGCCCGGCCTGGGGGCCAGTCAGGCGGAGGCCATCGTGGCGGCGCGGGCCGAAGGCCCGTTCCTGTCGGTGGAGGACCTGCGGGAGCGGGCGCGGCTCAACCGGACCGTGATCGACCTC
- a CDS encoding Glyco_trans_2-like domain-containing protein yields the protein MQDKNQRPGDGSREGQGAGFPAPAADTEVSAEVAAPPAGARVAAVVPAYNEAEHIGAVLAVLRAVPELSEVIVVSDGSTDNTAEVARAYGARVVELPENLGKGAAMKAGAEEARADVIVFLDADLVGLTPAHVRDLLAPVLAGETDATVGIFEGGRPSTDLAQAMAPFLSGQRAVRREIMARVDHLDEARFGVELKLHRQLKRMGKEPRAVILKDVTQVLKEEKMGLVKGFAARMRMYWEILREIPRM from the coding sequence GTGCAGGACAAAAACCAGCGGCCGGGGGACGGGTCCCGTGAGGGGCAGGGTGCGGGATTCCCCGCCCCCGCCGCGGATACGGAAGTCAGTGCTGAAGTGGCGGCGCCGCCGGCGGGTGCGCGGGTAGCGGCGGTGGTGCCGGCCTACAACGAGGCGGAACATATCGGGGCGGTGCTGGCGGTCTTGCGGGCGGTGCCCGAGCTGTCGGAAGTGATCGTGGTCAGCGACGGGTCCACCGACAACACCGCTGAGGTGGCGCGCGCCTATGGGGCCCGGGTGGTCGAGCTGCCCGAAAACCTGGGGAAGGGGGCGGCCATGAAGGCCGGGGCGGAAGAGGCCCGAGCCGATGTGATCGTCTTCCTGGACGCCGACCTGGTGGGGCTGACGCCCGCCCATGTGCGGGACCTGCTGGCACCGGTCCTGGCCGGGGAGACCGATGCCACCGTCGGCATCTTTGAAGGGGGACGGCCCAGCACCGACCTGGCGCAGGCCATGGCGCCCTTCCTCTCCGGGCAGCGGGCGGTGCGCCGGGAGATCATGGCGCGGGTCGACCATCTTGACGAGGCCCGCTTCGGGGTGGAACTGAAGCTGCACCGGCAGCTCAAACGCATGGGCAAGGAACCCCGGGCGGTGATCCTGAAGGACGTCACCCAGGTGCTGAAAGAGGAGAAAATGGGCCTGGTCAAAGGATTTGCGGCCCGCATGCGCATGTACTGGGAAATCCTGCGCGAGATCCCGCGCATGTAG
- a CDS encoding putative DNA-directed DNA polymerase (Evidence 3 : Putative function from multiple computational evidences; Product type e : enzyme), with protein sequence MAGRGPREWRPWAGWDGPSRPGLEPLVVRRTAAGVEVEFADLGRVSAEERAALAAGLARRLGVPVTVSERRWPSEPPERFRVLMAETGGALGALLAGAWQPAASGEGWDLVLPGEPAASLFRRWGGLERLQAYWPDLPPLQVTVAVPAPAPPPEPVTLPAPAVPPAPGWRAGKGRADGPVLPLAEVLSRNGDNGPVVVTGTVFGVTVRNGREGVRHATFGVGAGNSALKAHLVLRTGEEPPEEGSQVRLKGTVAPDRFSGEPTLEVREGLAVAEPAAPADDGAPEPRVELHCHTKMSAMDSVADLEDLFRKAARLGHPALAITDHAVAQAFPEAAALGRKWGVRPLYGIEVHMVEDQLPVLTGPPAGLPEAPVVVVDLETTGLTPRTHEAIEIGAVKLAGGEVIDRFHALLQPEGPVSRASLQITGLTERELERAEPPAEVWARFFAFARGAVLAAHNAPFDLGFIRAAHRRYQGSSLAVPVLDTLVLARALLPDLKGYGLATLTDHFRVPLTRHHRALADAEATALVLLRLLEGLAAAAGREGDSWRETDLRRPWPMPWAAGRPVPAVLLVRHQHGLEQLYRLISRSHLETFYRVPRVLRSQVQAGRQGPDPDWLVGAPVHGGTGGPVVAGGGSGGVRGPRRRLRLLGGSTTRRPAAVAGGGAPGPRGGGAGAVGGPRRLGGTAGEAGGGGGGRPLCGTGGRHRTGDPGGHRQGGAA encoded by the coding sequence GTGGCAGGGAGAGGCCCCCGGGAGTGGCGGCCGTGGGCGGGATGGGACGGCCCATCCCGGCCGGGGCTGGAGCCCCTGGTGGTCCGCCGCACGGCGGCCGGGGTGGAGGTGGAGTTTGCCGACCTCGGGCGGGTGAGCGCGGAGGAACGGGCGGCTCTCGCGGCGGGGCTGGCGCGGCGGTTGGGGGTACCGGTCACGGTATCGGAACGCCGCTGGCCGAGCGAGCCGCCGGAGCGGTTCCGGGTCCTGATGGCGGAAACGGGCGGGGCCCTGGGGGCGCTGCTGGCCGGGGCCTGGCAACCGGCCGCCAGCGGAGAGGGTTGGGACCTGGTCCTGCCCGGGGAGCCGGCGGCCAGCCTGTTCCGCCGCTGGGGCGGCCTCGAACGCCTGCAGGCGTATTGGCCTGACCTGCCCCCCTTGCAGGTAACGGTGGCGGTGCCGGCCCCGGCGCCGCCTCCGGAACCGGTGACCCTGCCGGCCCCGGCCGTCCCGCCGGCCCCGGGCTGGCGGGCGGGCAAGGGCCGCGCCGACGGGCCCGTCCTGCCGCTGGCGGAGGTCCTGAGCCGTAACGGCGACAACGGGCCGGTGGTGGTAACCGGCACCGTGTTTGGGGTGACGGTGCGCAACGGCCGGGAAGGGGTGCGCCACGCCACTTTCGGGGTGGGAGCGGGCAACTCGGCCTTGAAGGCGCACCTGGTGCTGCGGACGGGGGAGGAGCCGCCGGAGGAGGGCAGCCAGGTCCGCCTCAAGGGGACGGTGGCACCCGACCGTTTCTCCGGGGAGCCGACCCTGGAGGTGCGGGAGGGGCTGGCGGTGGCGGAGCCGGCCGCCCCCGCCGATGACGGCGCGCCGGAGCCGCGGGTGGAGCTGCACTGTCACACCAAAATGAGCGCCATGGACAGCGTCGCCGACCTGGAGGACCTGTTCCGCAAGGCGGCGCGGTTGGGGCATCCCGCCCTGGCTATTACCGACCATGCCGTGGCCCAGGCCTTTCCGGAAGCGGCTGCCCTAGGCCGCAAGTGGGGGGTGCGGCCGCTTTACGGGATCGAGGTCCACATGGTGGAGGACCAGCTGCCGGTGCTGACCGGCCCGCCGGCGGGCCTGCCGGAGGCGCCGGTGGTGGTGGTGGACCTGGAGACCACCGGCCTCACCCCCCGCACGCACGAGGCCATTGAAATCGGGGCGGTGAAGTTGGCCGGGGGGGAGGTCATCGACCGCTTTCACGCCCTGCTGCAGCCGGAGGGGCCCGTCTCCCGGGCCTCCCTCCAGATTACAGGGCTGACCGAACGGGAGCTGGAACGGGCCGAGCCGCCGGCCGAGGTGTGGGCGCGTTTCTTCGCCTTCGCCCGGGGCGCGGTGCTGGCCGCCCACAACGCCCCCTTCGACCTCGGCTTCATCCGGGCGGCGCACCGGCGTTACCAGGGCAGCAGTCTGGCCGTCCCCGTACTGGACACCCTGGTGCTGGCCCGGGCCCTGTTGCCCGACCTGAAAGGCTACGGGCTCGCCACCCTGACGGACCATTTCCGGGTGCCCCTGACCCGTCACCATCGCGCCCTGGCCGACGCCGAGGCCACGGCCCTGGTGCTGCTGCGCCTGCTGGAAGGGCTGGCGGCGGCGGCCGGGCGTGAGGGCGACAGCTGGCGGGAGACGGACCTGCGGCGGCCCTGGCCCATGCCCTGGGCGGCGGGGCGGCCCGTGCCGGCGGTGCTGCTGGTCCGCCACCAGCACGGGCTGGAACAGTTGTACCGGTTGATCAGCCGCTCCCACCTGGAGACGTTCTACCGCGTGCCCCGGGTGCTGCGCAGCCAGGTGCAAGCCGGCCGGCAGGGGCCCGATCCCGACTGGCTGGTGGGGGCGCCGGTGCACGGGGGAACTGGCGGACCTGTTGTGGCGGGGGGCGGAAGCGGAGGAGTTCGCGGCCCGCGCCGCCGACTACGACTATTGGGAGGTAGCACCACCCGACGCCCTGCGGCCGTGGCTGGAGGAGGCGCACCTGGCCCGCGAGGAGGCGGTGCGGGCGCTGTTGGAGGACCTCGTCGCCTGGGGGGAACGGCTGGGGAAGCCGGTGGTGGCGGTGGGGGACGTCCATTATGTGGAACCGGAGGACGCCATCGGACGGGAGATCCTGGCGGTCACCGCCAAGGGGGAGCTGCATGA
- the proS gene encoding Proline--tRNA ligase, with amino-acid sequence MQPEQALKAITPKATDFSQWYVDVVRKAELMDYAPVKGFMVIRPYGYRIWELIQAELDARFRASGHENAYFPLLIPQSLLEREAAHVQGFSPEVAWVTRGGSEELAEPLAVRPTSETIIGAMYARWVQSYRDLPLLINQWANVVRWEKATRPFLRTTEFLWQEGHTVHRTAEEAQAEARRMLDIYRETAESLLAVPVVAGVKSAGERFAGAVDTYTIEALMSDGRALQAGTSHFLGQNFSRAFDIRFLDEDGQEKFGWTTSWGTSTRLIGALIMVHGDDRGLRLPPRVAPVQVVVVPIAAGPRGPEVLEAARALTRELEAVARVRLDDRPEYTPGYKYNDWEMRGVPLRVEIGPRDVDAGTVVLARRDVGTKETVPRAGVREAVAARLEAVQQELLEQARRFRDSHTYPITREADMEAYGFRGFFAGDWCGEEACAQAVKERHGITIRCLPFGEEPQGSGCIVCGRPARARAWWARAY; translated from the coding sequence TTGCAGCCAGAACAGGCGCTCAAGGCGATCACGCCTAAAGCCACCGACTTCTCCCAGTGGTATGTGGACGTGGTCCGCAAGGCCGAGCTGATGGACTATGCCCCCGTGAAGGGGTTCATGGTCATCCGCCCATACGGGTACCGCATCTGGGAGCTCATCCAGGCCGAGCTGGATGCCCGCTTCCGGGCCAGCGGGCATGAGAATGCCTATTTTCCGCTGCTCATTCCCCAGAGCCTGCTGGAGCGCGAGGCCGCCCACGTGCAGGGCTTCAGCCCGGAAGTGGCCTGGGTGACCCGGGGGGGAAGCGAGGAACTGGCCGAACCCCTGGCGGTGCGGCCCACCTCGGAGACCATTATCGGGGCCATGTACGCCCGGTGGGTGCAGTCCTACCGGGACCTGCCCCTGCTCATCAACCAGTGGGCCAACGTGGTCCGGTGGGAGAAGGCCACGAGGCCGTTCCTGCGGACCACCGAGTTCCTCTGGCAGGAGGGGCACACCGTGCACCGGACGGCCGAGGAGGCGCAGGCGGAAGCCCGGCGCATGCTCGACATCTACCGGGAGACGGCGGAGTCGTTGCTGGCGGTGCCGGTGGTGGCCGGGGTCAAGAGCGCCGGGGAACGGTTTGCCGGCGCGGTGGATACCTATACCATCGAGGCCCTCATGTCCGACGGGCGGGCGCTGCAGGCGGGCACCTCGCACTTCCTGGGCCAGAATTTCTCCCGGGCGTTTGATATCCGCTTCCTGGACGAGGACGGGCAGGAAAAATTCGGCTGGACCACCTCCTGGGGAACGTCCACTCGCCTGATCGGGGCCCTCATCATGGTGCACGGGGATGACCGCGGCCTGCGGCTGCCGCCGCGCGTGGCCCCGGTCCAGGTGGTGGTGGTGCCCATCGCCGCCGGCCCGCGCGGACCCGAGGTGCTGGAGGCAGCCCGGGCCCTGACCCGGGAGCTGGAGGCGGTGGCGCGGGTACGCCTCGACGACCGCCCGGAGTACACCCCGGGGTACAAGTACAACGACTGGGAGATGCGGGGGGTGCCCCTGCGGGTGGAAATCGGCCCCCGGGATGTGGACGCGGGGACGGTAGTCCTGGCCCGGCGGGATGTGGGCACGAAGGAGACGGTACCGCGGGCGGGGGTGCGGGAGGCGGTGGCCGCCCGGCTGGAGGCCGTGCAGCAGGAGCTCCTGGAGCAGGCCCGGCGGTTCCGGGACAGTCACACCTACCCGATCACCCGCGAGGCGGATATGGAGGCCTACGGCTTTCGCGGCTTCTTCGCCGGGGACTGGTGCGGGGAGGAAGCCTGCGCCCAGGCGGTGAAGGAGCGCCACGGCATCACCATCCGCTGCCTGCCGTTCGGGGAGGAGCCGCAGGGTTCGGGCTGCATCGTCTGCGGGCGTCCGGCCCGGGCCCGGGCGTGGTGGGCGCGGGCGTACTGA